In Lactobacillus sp. PV012, one genomic interval encodes:
- a CDS encoding XTP/dITP diphosphatase, protein MKYNTLLFATNNINKAKEVQDALKAANFPLKVITNKDLVDPPHVLETGTTFLANATLKAEKLATFSNLPTLADDSGLCVDKLNGAPGVHSARFGGEAHNDARNNAKLLAELGGVPAEERTATFHTTMVVAWPGHFEQNLVTQGEIKGEILKTLRGDGNFGYDPLFYVPEKNKTFAEMTVEEKNAISHRGQALRKLLKELPAWWEKMEKEK, encoded by the coding sequence ATGAAATATAACACTCTTTTATTTGCAACAAATAATATAAACAAAGCTAAAGAAGTTCAGGATGCTTTAAAAGCAGCTAATTTTCCACTAAAAGTAATTACAAATAAGGATTTAGTGGATCCGCCTCATGTTTTAGAAACAGGAACAACTTTTTTGGCAAATGCTACTTTAAAAGCAGAAAAATTGGCAACTTTTAGTAATTTACCAACTTTAGCAGATGATTCAGGACTTTGTGTTGATAAATTAAATGGTGCGCCAGGTGTCCATTCTGCTCGTTTTGGTGGTGAGGCCCATAATGATGCGAGAAATAATGCAAAGTTATTGGCTGAATTAGGTGGAGTGCCAGCTGAGGAACGTACTGCTACCTTCCATACAACGATGGTAGTTGCATGGCCAGGACATTTTGAACAAAATTTGGTAACTCAAGGAGAAATTAAAGGAGAAATTTTAAAAACTCTTCGAGGGGATGGAAACTTTGGTTATGATCCACTATTTTATGTTCCTGAAAAAAACAAAACGTTTGCAGAAATGACAGTAGAAGAAAAAAATGCTATTTCTCATCGAGGTCAGGCACTAAGAAAACTATTAAAAGAATTGCCAGCCTGGTGGGAAAAGATGGAAAAAGAAAAATAA
- a CDS encoding mechanosensitive ion channel family protein encodes MNTQTSILKNITSTSKKIKLQTIDWNDITHNLTNKLFQLVILSMIFLILWRVGSRVLSKYLLHNKHFQRQMTGRKRTFTQLAMNIFRYTLLFFYLYEILSIIGLPVGTLLASAGIVSLALGMGAQGFVSDLVNGLVILSEGQFDVGDIVNINQYTGTVLAFGLRTTRLKNSDGTIIYIPNRQITVVENVTRGGVGFNIDLQIASSSDVKLVRHAINLANKELKNKFPSQIKKGPEIRGLIEQNGDSLTYQVHFQVVSGSQTAIKAAYFSAYIKNLQELNITLT; translated from the coding sequence TTGAATACACAGACATCAATTCTTAAAAATATTACTTCAACTAGTAAAAAAATAAAATTGCAAACTATCGATTGGAATGATATTACTCATAATTTAACCAACAAACTCTTTCAATTAGTCATCTTAAGCATGATTTTCTTAATTCTTTGGCGTGTAGGATCACGAGTTCTAAGTAAGTATTTACTTCATAATAAACACTTTCAAAGACAGATGACTGGGCGGAAAAGGACTTTCACCCAATTAGCAATGAATATTTTCCGCTATACTTTACTATTCTTTTATTTATATGAAATATTAAGTATTATTGGACTACCCGTTGGCACCTTACTTGCTAGTGCTGGTATTGTCTCACTTGCACTAGGGATGGGAGCACAAGGATTCGTAAGTGACTTAGTTAATGGATTGGTAATCTTAAGTGAGGGACAATTTGATGTTGGTGACATTGTAAACATTAATCAATATACAGGAACTGTGCTAGCTTTTGGGTTAAGAACAACTCGCCTTAAAAATTCTGACGGTACTATAATTTATATTCCTAATCGTCAAATTACTGTTGTTGAAAATGTTACGCGTGGCGGTGTAGGATTTAATATCGATTTACAAATTGCTAGTAGTAGCGATGTTAAACTTGTTCGTCACGCAATTAATCTTGCCAATAAAGAACTCAAAAATAAATTTCCTTCTCAAATAAAAAAAGGACCAGAAATTCGAGGATTAATTGAACAAAATGGCGATAGTTTAACTTACCAAGTTCATTTCCAAGTTGTCTCTGGTTCCCAAACTGCAATTAAAGCAGCTTACTTTTCTGCCTATATTAAAAATTTACAAGAATTAAATATTACTCTTACCTAA
- a CDS encoding DUF948 domain-containing protein, with the protein MTISIGALAGLIAAIAFLILVLFTLPVLVNSNRTMKELNKTVSTTNKSVELLTEQTNVLMDETQELLAKTNVLMEDVNGKVADLQPVVTAAADIGESISEINDSSKKMATRFATLGATKTGFGIVTSLASRLFARRKRRKGQD; encoded by the coding sequence ATGACTATTTCAATCGGTGCGTTAGCCGGATTAATTGCTGCTATTGCATTTTTAATTTTAGTGTTGTTTACACTACCTGTACTTGTTAATTCAAATAGAACAATGAAAGAGCTCAATAAAACAGTTTCTACAACAAATAAAAGTGTAGAATTATTAACTGAGCAGACAAATGTTTTAATGGATGAAACACAAGAATTACTTGCTAAAACTAATGTATTAATGGAAGATGTAAATGGCAAAGTTGCCGATCTTCAACCAGTTGTGACTGCAGCTGCTGATATTGGAGAAAGCATTTCAGAAATTAATGATTCTTCAAAGAAGATGGCTACACGTTTTGCAACTTTAGGAGCAACGAAAACTGGCTTTGGTATCGTAACATCATTAGCTAGTCGTTTATTTGCAAGACGTAAGCGTCGTAAGGGACAAGATTAA
- a CDS encoding DUF1269 domain-containing family protein has protein sequence MSKAGSFIFGTVLGLGAGLVAASLLIPEDKSKELKQKVEDLKNNDKLQELKTKYDKGTEALKTQLSSFSNHVDDDSELKDFDDIVIDDTNNDLGSNEKEDNETIDNLKNSETELN, from the coding sequence ATGAGTAAAGCAGGAAGTTTTATTTTTGGTACTGTATTAGGTTTAGGTGCTGGATTAGTTGCTGCATCTTTGTTAATTCCTGAAGATAAGTCAAAGGAATTAAAGCAAAAAGTAGAAGACTTGAAAAATAATGATAAACTTCAAGAATTAAAAACGAAGTACGATAAGGGTACTGAAGCTTTAAAAACACAATTATCATCATTTTCTAATCATGTTGATGACGATTCTGAACTTAAAGATTTTGATGATATCGTAATTGACGATACTAATAATGATTTAGGTTCTAACGAAAAAGAAGATAATGAAACCATTGATAATTTAAAAAATTCAGAAACTGAATTGAATTAA
- a CDS encoding aminopeptidase P family protein, with amino-acid sequence MNLDKLSQWLIDSNNDVAYISDPLSINYFTGYSMEPHERIFALIAFKDQPPFIFAPELNVEEAKNSAWNGEVYGYLDHQDPWLKIAELIKKRVANPQNIALEKQHLSVERLEQLKRALPDSNFSGNVSPFIAQSRLFKTDEEIKQLKKAGEEADFAFTIGFDALRNGVTERYVAGQIDYQLKLQKGVMHTSFETIVQAGKNAANPHLGPTMNKIEPNELVLFDLGTMHEGYASDSSRTVAYGTPTDLEKEIYEVDREAQQAAIDAAKPGITASELDAVARDIITKAGYGEYFIHRLGHGIGLNVHEEPQIMEGNDIVLQEGMCFSIEPGIYIPNVAGVRIEDCGVVTKNGFETFTKTGKDLKYISPKD; translated from the coding sequence ATGAATTTAGATAAGTTAAGTCAATGGTTAATTGACTCAAATAATGACGTTGCTTACATTTCTGATCCTCTAAGTATTAATTACTTTACAGGCTACAGTATGGAACCACACGAAAGAATTTTTGCTTTAATTGCATTTAAAGATCAACCTCCATTTATCTTTGCTCCTGAACTTAATGTTGAAGAAGCAAAAAATTCTGCTTGGAATGGTGAAGTTTACGGATATTTAGACCACCAAGATCCTTGGCTTAAAATTGCTGAGCTAATCAAAAAACGCGTAGCTAATCCACAAAACATCGCTCTTGAAAAGCAACATCTTTCTGTTGAACGTTTAGAGCAACTTAAGCGAGCACTTCCTGATTCTAACTTCAGCGGTAATGTATCTCCTTTCATTGCTCAAAGTCGTCTTTTTAAAACTGACGAAGAAATTAAGCAGCTTAAAAAAGCCGGTGAAGAAGCAGATTTTGCTTTTACTATTGGCTTTGACGCTTTAAGAAATGGTGTTACTGAACGTTATGTAGCAGGTCAAATTGACTATCAATTAAAACTTCAAAAGGGTGTTATGCATACAAGTTTTGAAACAATTGTTCAAGCTGGTAAAAATGCTGCTAACCCTCATCTAGGTCCAACAATGAATAAAATTGAACCTAATGAATTAGTTTTATTTGATTTAGGGACAATGCATGAAGGATATGCTTCTGATTCAAGTCGAACTGTAGCCTATGGAACACCAACTGATTTAGAAAAAGAAATCTATGAAGTAGATCGTGAAGCACAACAAGCAGCTATTGATGCCGCAAAACCAGGTATTACTGCTAGTGAACTTGACGCAGTTGCTCGAGATATTATCACTAAAGCAGGTTATGGGGAATACTTTATTCACCGCCTAGGCCACGGAATCGGTTTAAATGTTCATGAAGAGCCTCAAATTATGGAAGGTAATGACATTGTTTTACAAGAAGGAATGTGTTTCTCAATTGAACCAGGAATTTATATTCCAAATGTAGCTGGTGTTCGTATCGAAGACTGTGGTGTAGTTACCAAAAATGGTTTTGAAACATTTACTAAAACTGGTAAAGATTTAAAATACATTTCTCCAAAAGATTAA
- a CDS encoding substrate-binding domain-containing protein → MDKQDITIYDVAREAKVSMATVSRVVNGNNNVRKETRERVLEVIKRLNYQPNAVAQGLASKKTTTVGLVVPELTNLHFAELSKGIDDIATMYKYNIILTSVENKMVSDENVIQNLLNKQVDGVIYMADEMSPQAREAFLRTNTPIVLAGTVSLNGEFDRVSIDYNEAEKDAFELLYKDGKTRLGLVISNPEVAINKKRIASYREVLEEKDWDKEYIYSGLTSYEDGYNLASKLLADEINGVVVTSDLVAAGIIHGVMDRGIKVPEDFEVISAVSTNISKVLRPTLTAVQQPLYDIGAVAMRMLTKLMNKEELDEKHVTLPYKIDKKNSTLNK, encoded by the coding sequence ATGGATAAACAAGATATAACAATCTATGATGTAGCTCGTGAGGCTAAAGTATCAATGGCAACGGTGTCTAGAGTAGTAAATGGGAATAATAATGTTAGAAAAGAAACTAGAGAACGAGTACTTGAAGTTATTAAACGCTTAAATTATCAACCAAATGCGGTGGCGCAAGGATTAGCATCTAAGAAGACTACGACAGTTGGACTGGTAGTGCCAGAATTGACTAATTTACATTTTGCAGAATTATCTAAGGGAATCGATGATATTGCTACAATGTATAAATATAATATTATTTTAACAAGTGTAGAAAATAAAATGGTTTCTGATGAAAATGTCATTCAAAATCTCCTTAATAAACAGGTAGATGGGGTGATTTATATGGCTGATGAAATGAGTCCTCAAGCACGAGAAGCATTTTTAAGAACTAATACTCCGATAGTTTTAGCAGGAACTGTAAGTTTAAATGGAGAATTCGATCGAGTTTCAATTGATTATAACGAAGCTGAAAAAGATGCTTTTGAATTACTTTACAAGGATGGCAAAACTAGACTAGGATTAGTAATTTCCAATCCTGAAGTTGCAATTAACAAAAAAAGAATTGCTTCTTATAGAGAAGTATTGGAAGAAAAAGATTGGGATAAAGAGTATATCTACAGTGGATTAACTTCTTATGAAGATGGTTATAATTTGGCAAGTAAATTACTGGCTGATGAAATTAATGGGGTTGTCGTAACCAGTGATTTGGTAGCCGCAGGGATTATTCATGGTGTAATGGATCGTGGCATCAAAGTGCCAGAGGATTTTGAAGTAATTTCAGCAGTTTCGACAAATATCTCTAAGGTCCTACGTCCAACTTTAACTGCAGTTCAGCAACCACTTTATGACATTGGAGCAGTAGCAATGCGGATGTTAACAAAGTTGATGAATAAAGAAGAATTAGATGAAAAGCACGTAACATTGCCTTATAAAATTGATAAGAAAAATTCTACATTGAACAAGTAA
- a CDS encoding transglycosylase domain-containing protein, which translates to MQNLKKKFYEFFFSGPKISDLEQEAKESRLSFYSSTIYLTIHRLIRYAIIGILFIIFALVGFSGGYALGIIHQQDVPTVKELSQQINHSKSSSSFYYADGEKIATVNPDTKVIKASSSQITPLVKKAVTATEDENFYEHRGVLPKSIVRAVLSELTGVGVQTGGSTLTQQLVKMQFLTSQTTWRRKITEMLYAKKIEKHFSKNEILTAYLNAAPYGKNNSGQNIVGINTAAQGIFGKSIKDLNLAQVAFLAGLPQSPSYYTPYDSKGYVQKDLKLAFRRKDIVLFRMYRNGDITKEQYKAAMNYDLKKDFLKQKEAPEVKKKNSYLYNLVANKGVELIAESLIKNDGLQVESVKKDTNRYNQYLTTANTLLQQKGYQIHTTIKKSLYTTMNSVVKDANLGEDKESTDYDTATNKWVRTTEHVQNGSIMLDNKTGAILAFSGGINFEDSQINHAFNTYRSPGSSIKPYLVYGPAIENKIISSQTAIADFPTKFGKYIPTDYNSTVQNKFINAQSALAHSYNLPAVNLYNTLKNKNVDLKSPMNNLGLSLTKKEYHDLGIALGGTSDGFSVAQNASAFSNFYNDGNRSESYYIDEIKDPSGRVIYKHKTKTHKVFSSGTSYIMQHMLHQVVKDGGTASSLSNSVNFDTNNLIGKTGTSNDYRDIWFNGSTPGVTITSWLGYDNFYGHTYNLGSDANSTNLDLWAKMANALYEEDPDIFKLNSTTSQPASVHRNTVLKSTGTLPGSVMFDNEQINLSGATTTALSLAAAPQASAEFAIGGSTEDYKLFYDHYQGEDNKYGHTLLYTGKTISTTNDISSLFIENTENSSEANEKKKSVTRQEQDDSNSEQTVKSNEQEARTSQQGGSNSSPTTQTTTNIQTR; encoded by the coding sequence GTGCAAAATTTAAAGAAAAAATTTTATGAATTCTTCTTCTCTGGTCCTAAGATTTCTGACTTAGAACAAGAGGCAAAAGAAAGTCGCCTATCTTTTTACAGCAGTACCATTTACCTTACTATTCATCGCCTTATCCGCTATGCAATAATAGGTATCTTATTCATCATTTTTGCTTTAGTAGGATTTAGTGGTGGATACGCCTTAGGTATCATTCACCAGCAAGATGTTCCTACAGTTAAAGAGCTTTCTCAGCAAATAAATCATTCGAAAAGTTCAAGTAGTTTTTATTATGCTGATGGTGAAAAAATTGCTACTGTAAATCCCGATACAAAAGTTATCAAAGCTTCAAGTTCTCAAATTACGCCTCTGGTTAAAAAAGCAGTTACTGCAACTGAAGACGAAAATTTTTATGAACACCGCGGCGTTTTACCAAAATCAATCGTACGTGCGGTTCTTTCAGAATTGACCGGGGTTGGTGTTCAAACTGGTGGGTCTACTTTGACCCAACAATTAGTTAAAATGCAATTTTTAACTAGTCAAACAACTTGGCGGCGAAAAATAACAGAAATGCTCTATGCAAAAAAAATTGAAAAGCATTTTTCAAAAAATGAAATTTTAACAGCCTATTTAAACGCTGCCCCTTACGGTAAAAATAATAGTGGTCAAAATATCGTAGGAATTAACACAGCCGCTCAAGGAATTTTTGGTAAATCTATTAAAGATCTTAACTTAGCTCAAGTAGCCTTTCTAGCAGGTTTACCTCAAAGTCCTTCTTACTACACACCTTATGATTCAAAGGGCTATGTGCAAAAAGACCTAAAATTAGCCTTCCGCCGAAAGGATATTGTACTTTTCAGAATGTATCGTAATGGTGACATTACTAAAGAACAATATAAAGCAGCCATGAATTATGACCTCAAAAAAGACTTCCTAAAACAAAAAGAAGCTCCTGAAGTTAAGAAAAAAAACAGTTATCTTTACAATTTAGTTGCAAATAAAGGTGTTGAATTAATCGCTGAAAGCCTAATTAAGAATGATGGTCTTCAAGTAGAAAGTGTCAAAAAAGACACCAATCGTTACAATCAATATCTAACCACTGCTAATACTCTTTTACAGCAAAAGGGATACCAAATTCATACTACTATTAAAAAATCATTGTATACTACAATGAATAGTGTAGTTAAGGATGCTAACTTAGGTGAAGACAAAGAAAGTACTGATTATGATACCGCAACTAATAAATGGGTAAGAACTACCGAACATGTTCAAAATGGTAGCATTATGCTCGACAACAAAACAGGTGCTATTCTAGCATTTAGCGGTGGAATCAACTTTGAAGATTCTCAAATTAATCATGCTTTCAATACTTATCGTTCACCTGGTTCGTCAATTAAGCCATATCTCGTTTATGGTCCTGCAATTGAAAATAAGATTATTTCTTCTCAAACCGCAATTGCTGACTTCCCAACTAAATTTGGTAAGTACATCCCTACAGACTATAACTCTACTGTTCAAAACAAGTTTATTAATGCTCAAAGTGCCCTCGCCCACTCCTATAACTTACCGGCGGTTAACCTTTACAATACTTTAAAGAACAAAAATGTAGACCTCAAATCACCAATGAATAATTTGGGCCTTTCATTAACTAAGAAAGAGTACCACGATTTAGGAATTGCTCTAGGAGGAACAAGTGATGGATTCTCTGTAGCTCAAAATGCAAGTGCATTTTCTAACTTTTACAATGACGGTAATCGCAGCGAAAGTTATTACATTGATGAAATTAAAGACCCATCTGGACGAGTAATCTACAAGCATAAAACAAAAACTCATAAGGTATTTTCATCAGGTACCTCTTATATCATGCAACACATGTTACATCAGGTTGTAAAAGATGGTGGAACTGCTTCCTCATTGAGTAATTCAGTAAACTTTGATACTAATAACTTAATTGGTAAAACTGGAACAAGTAATGATTATCGTGATATCTGGTTCAATGGCTCTACCCCTGGGGTAACCATCACTAGTTGGCTAGGATATGATAACTTCTATGGTCATACTTACAATTTAGGTTCAGATGCTAATTCTACTAACTTGGATCTTTGGGCTAAAATGGCTAATGCTCTATATGAAGAAGATCCAGATATTTTCAAACTTAATTCCACTACTAGTCAACCAGCTAGTGTACATCGTAACACTGTTTTAAAAAGTACTGGTACACTCCCTGGTTCTGTAATGTTTGACAATGAGCAAATAAATCTTTCTGGTGCAACTACTACTGCTTTAAGTTTAGCAGCTGCTCCACAAGCTAGTGCTGAATTTGCTATTGGAGGCTCAACAGAAGATTACAAACTCTTCTACGATCACTATCAAGGTGAAGATAACAAATACGGTCATACCTTGCTCTACACTGGTAAAACAATCTCCACCACAAATGATATTAGTAGTCTCTTTATTGAAAACACTGAAAATTCAAGTGAAGCCAATGAAAAGAAGAAGAGTGTTACACGACAAGAACAAGATGATTCAAATTCTGAACAAACAGTTAAGTCTAATGAACAAGAGGCTCGCACTAGTCAACAGGGTGGAAGTAATTCCTCCCCTACTACCCAAACCACTACTAATATTCAAACTAGATAA
- the pepV gene encoding dipeptidase PepV, with translation MELDYKKLAQEKKEDILHDLQELIAIDSSEDLAHKSEKYPLGPGPAKALEKFLHFAKRDGFDTENFDNYAGRINMGDGKERVGVIGHVDVVPAGDGWKTDPFKMTIKDGKIYGRGSADDKGPALAAYYGMLILKEHGFKPSKKIDFVLGTNEETNWVGIDYYLKHQPAPDVAFSPDAEFPIINGEQGIVTLKLDFKDDFNEGDVKVWAFNSGTAANVIPHTAHALIESDDLNSIKQKYEEFLKQHQLDGNFELHSGQAELTLIGHGAHASAPATGKNAATFLALFLDSLNLDGQVKNFIHFIANIEHEDFDGKKLGIAHHDDLMGDLVSSPSVFKLDAQNAYILNNVRFPKGTDGETMVNQINDKFGDILTAHIQGRQEDPHYVPGDDPIVKTLLGVYEKQTGKKGHEVIIGGGTYGRLFDHGVAFGAQAEGAPLVMHQPNEYMTVEDLINSIAIYAEAIYELSK, from the coding sequence ATGGAATTAGATTACAAAAAATTAGCCCAAGAAAAGAAAGAAGATATTTTACATGACTTACAAGAATTGATTGCTATCGATTCTTCCGAAGATTTAGCTCATAAAAGTGAAAAATATCCCTTAGGACCTGGTCCAGCTAAGGCATTAGAAAAATTCTTACATTTTGCTAAACGTGATGGTTTTGATACAGAAAACTTCGATAACTACGCTGGTCGTATCAACATGGGAGATGGTAAAGAACGTGTTGGAGTTATCGGACACGTTGATGTCGTCCCTGCAGGTGATGGCTGGAAGACTGATCCATTTAAAATGACCATTAAAGATGGAAAGATTTATGGTCGTGGTAGTGCAGATGACAAAGGTCCTGCTTTAGCTGCCTACTATGGAATGTTAATTTTAAAGGAACACGGTTTCAAACCTTCTAAAAAAATTGACTTTGTTTTAGGAACTAATGAAGAAACTAATTGGGTAGGAATTGATTACTACTTAAAACACCAACCAGCTCCTGACGTAGCCTTTTCACCTGACGCAGAATTTCCAATTATCAATGGTGAACAAGGAATTGTAACTTTAAAATTAGATTTTAAAGATGACTTTAATGAAGGAGACGTCAAAGTTTGGGCCTTCAATTCTGGCACAGCTGCCAATGTTATTCCTCATACTGCTCATGCTTTAATTGAAAGTGATGATTTAAACTCAATTAAACAAAAATATGAAGAGTTCTTAAAACAGCACCAACTTGATGGAAATTTTGAACTTCACAGTGGTCAAGCTGAATTAACTTTAATTGGTCATGGTGCTCATGCTTCTGCACCAGCAACTGGAAAAAATGCGGCTACTTTCTTAGCACTCTTCTTAGATAGTTTAAATCTTGATGGTCAAGTCAAAAACTTTATTCACTTTATTGCTAACATCGAACATGAAGATTTTGATGGCAAAAAATTGGGCATTGCCCATCATGATGATTTAATGGGCGATCTAGTAAGTTCTCCATCTGTCTTCAAACTTGATGCTCAAAATGCCTATATTCTAAACAATGTTCGCTTCCCTAAAGGAACAGACGGTGAAACCATGGTAAACCAAATTAATGATAAGTTTGGTGATATTTTAACTGCTCATATTCAAGGCCGTCAAGAAGATCCTCACTACGTACCTGGTGATGATCCGATTGTTAAAACTCTTTTAGGCGTTTACGAAAAACAAACTGGTAAAAAAGGCCATGAAGTAATTATTGGTGGTGGAACCTACGGGCGCTTGTTCGATCATGGGGTTGCTTTTGGTGCTCAAGCCGAAGGTGCTCCTCTTGTAATGCATCAACCAAATGAATACATGACAGTTGAAGATTTAATTAATTCTATTGCAATTTATGCTGAAGCAATTTATGAATTAAGTAAATAA
- a CDS encoding bifunctional metallophosphatase/5'-nucleotidase encodes MEKLRILHTNDLHSHFEQFPKIGRYLKQAQADTTVDQVLTFDAGDFMDRSHPLSDATEGQANIALMNEFNYDAITIGNNEGIANSHEVLENLFEDANFPVILANLREADEKLPKWANEYQIITTSKNTRIGLIGLTAPYPMTYEPNGWHVKFISQTLDNMLKKMANKYDFLIVISHIGLTLDKYIAEHYPQVKLIIGGHSHDLLAEGMKLNQTWITQTGKWGKYVGDILLEIENHQLKSVTPKTITVDDLPEHKGDREFIEKLRLSGKKLLAGRQIANLPKKFAQGQEVMIQAALNAVSEAAKTDIAMLNSGLFLTDVKPGIFTEADLQALLPHPMHVVRSKLVGRELWRLIMEMEKNRHFLQKFHQIGMSFRGKIFGNIVYKGIKVDPNSRTVYINGQEIEPEKEYVIAVLDHHVLVPFFPTLSIVGENKFLFPDYLKTVVAKYLSKNYPLKKRGEDSGENRK; translated from the coding sequence ATGGAAAAATTACGTATCTTACATACAAATGATTTACACTCTCATTTTGAACAATTTCCTAAAATTGGACGCTATTTAAAACAGGCACAAGCAGATACAACAGTTGATCAAGTGTTAACTTTTGATGCAGGTGATTTTATGGATCGCTCTCATCCCTTATCTGATGCTACTGAAGGGCAAGCTAATATTGCTTTGATGAATGAATTTAATTATGATGCAATTACAATTGGAAATAATGAAGGAATAGCAAATTCACATGAGGTACTGGAAAATCTTTTTGAAGATGCAAATTTTCCAGTAATACTTGCAAATTTACGTGAAGCAGATGAGAAGTTACCTAAATGGGCAAATGAGTATCAAATAATAACTACTTCCAAAAATACTAGAATTGGTTTGATCGGTTTAACAGCACCGTATCCAATGACATATGAGCCTAATGGATGGCATGTAAAATTTATCTCTCAAACGCTGGATAACATGCTTAAAAAAATGGCTAATAAATATGATTTTTTAATTGTAATTAGTCATATTGGGTTAACGTTAGATAAGTATATTGCTGAGCATTATCCACAGGTAAAGTTGATTATTGGTGGTCACAGCCATGATTTGCTTGCAGAAGGGATGAAATTAAATCAAACTTGGATTACTCAAACCGGTAAATGGGGTAAATATGTTGGGGATATTCTTTTAGAAATAGAAAATCATCAGTTAAAAAGTGTTACTCCTAAAACAATAACAGTAGATGACTTGCCTGAGCACAAGGGAGATAGAGAGTTTATTGAAAAATTAAGATTAAGTGGTAAAAAACTCTTAGCTGGTCGCCAGATTGCTAATTTACCTAAAAAATTTGCTCAGGGACAAGAAGTGATGATTCAGGCAGCTCTTAATGCAGTCAGTGAAGCGGCTAAGACAGATATTGCGATGCTAAATTCAGGGCTCTTTTTAACAGATGTGAAGCCAGGTATCTTTACAGAAGCTGATTTACAAGCACTTTTGCCTCATCCAATGCATGTGGTAAGAAGTAAATTAGTTGGAAGAGAATTATGGCGCTTGATAATGGAAATGGAAAAAAATCGTCACTTTCTCCAGAAGTTTCACCAGATAGGAATGAGCTTTCGCGGGAAAATATTTGGTAATATCGTGTATAAAGGTATTAAAGTTGATCCAAATTCCAGAACTGTCTATATTAACGGACAAGAAATTGAACCAGAAAAAGAATATGTTATTGCCGTATTAGATCACCATGTCTTAGTGCCATTTTTCCCAACGTTATCAATTGTAGGAGAAAATAAATTTTTATTTCCTGATTATTTAAAGACAGTCGTTGCAAAGTATTTAAGTAAAAATTATCCCCTGAAAAAAAGAGGTGAAGATAGTGGAGAAAACAGAAAATGA
- a CDS encoding YutD family protein, which produces MEKTENEKKQVYHPLAQVIKDEEKVFIDGREYELIENVRNAFDVEVLKEKYDPFLNQYDYLVGDVSSEHLRLKGFYDSQDRAPIDKKANVIVDYLEEYCNPGSPYFILHLVEQNAVKKIVLGRKNTQHKKQYRSSKKAHNKNNFKDKKVHRTRIRKNAIATRKKNRSNRKNSFVIKKRKS; this is translated from the coding sequence GTGGAGAAAACAGAAAATGAAAAAAAGCAGGTTTATCATCCTTTAGCCCAGGTAATTAAGGATGAAGAAAAGGTCTTTATTGATGGAAGAGAATATGAACTAATTGAAAATGTGAGAAATGCATTTGATGTAGAAGTTCTCAAAGAAAAATATGATCCTTTTTTAAATCAATATGATTATCTTGTTGGGGATGTTTCAAGTGAACATTTACGTTTAAAAGGATTTTATGATAGTCAAGATCGGGCTCCAATTGATAAAAAAGCAAATGTAATTGTTGATTACCTGGAAGAGTATTGTAATCCTGGAAGTCCATATTTTATCTTACATTTAGTTGAACAAAATGCAGTCAAGAAAATAGTATTGGGGAGAAAAAACACTCAACATAAAAAGCAGTATCGTTCTTCTAAAAAAGCCCATAATAAAAACAATTTTAAAGATAAAAAAGTTCATCGCACCCGTATTCGCAAGAATGCTATAGCAACTCGAAAAAAGAACCGAAGTAATAGAAAGAATAGTTTTGTAATTAAGAAAAGGAAGAGTTAA